One Candidatus Atelocyanobacterium thalassa isolate ALOHA genomic window, AATCAAACGAATTATTATTGTTACTAATAATAATAACGTCAACAACCTTAAACCTTGCTCCAGAGATAAGATTTCTATAAAATTCCAAGTTGCTTCTTGGCGTGATAGAGAAATTGCTTGTCCTATAAGGAGAGGTTGTACTGCTCCTGCTATGGACAAAGGTATTAAAAGAGTTATTGATGATAATAATAATCCAGGATATAAAACAACATAAGGTAATAACTTAAAGATTAGACTACTACCACGTTTCTGTGAACTTATAATAGATTTTTTGAATCGTAATTTAGAGAAAGAAACCATATCTAAACAGTATAAATGTTTATTATCATGATCTAAACTGATTTTTGATAAATATTAGTATCAAAGTCAGTCTATCTATTTACTGACTTTGGTACTAGTAATTGGTAATTATTAATTTTTTCTAATTGAGCAGCTACACGAATCAGAGTTATTTCATCAGCAGGTTTTCCTATTAACTGGACTCCTATTGGCAATCCCTTATTGTCGTATCCCATAGGTAAACTAATAGCAGGTAACCCACTAGCATTGAATGCTGGACAAGGAGATATCCAATTAATAATTTTATTTAAAGTTTTTTCAGGTGGTAGAGCAGACCACTCTCCAATCTTTATGGGTTGATGTAAGTAAATAGGTAAAACTAAGATATCAAAAGTATCAAAGAAACTTACCAATTTACGAGAAAAAACTTGTATTTCATGAACTGCCTGTAAATACTTTCCTGCTGTTACTGTGTGTTGTTGTAACCAAATATTTAGTGGGCTTAAAATATTTGATGGTAAACCAGCAGCTTCAACCCCTGATTGCCAAATAATCTTAAATGGATCAATTAAAGCCTCTACTGAAGGGCACTTTTCTTCTACGTGATGTCCCAAAGATTCTAGAAGCAAAGCAGTCTCTCGAACTGTTCTCTTGATAATTAATTCAGTTTCTGGAAAAGGTGGTATGTGATCAGAAAAAGCGATAACTAAAGGTTCAGTAGTTTGTTTCGTGGCTTCTAAGAAGGAAGTTTCAGGTGTGGGCAACCAATATGGATCACCTTTGGTATAACCTGACATTACATCTAATAAAGCTGCGGCATCACTTACTGTACGTGCTATTGGACCATTGCTGGAAATTCCGCTTTGATAATCTCCAACAGGAGCATTAGAAACTCTTCCTCGAGAAGGTTTTATTCCAACTAGTCCACAGCAACTTGCTGGACCTCGAATTGATCCGCCTCCATCAGAACCTTGAGCGATTGGACACATTCCTGACGCAACAGCAGCAGCTGAGCCGCCACTTGATCCTCCTGACGTGTAATCTAAGTTCCAGGGATTACGAGAGGGCAAAAAGCCTGGAGGTTCTGTGTATGGGAACGAACCTAGTTGAGAGGTTGCTGTTTTTCCTAATATTACAAATCCAGCATGCTTTAAACGTTTAGTAACTTCATCGTCATAAGTAGCAATGTTATTCTCGAGAGCAGCTACACCATAGGTTAGAGGCATATTTGCTACAGAATTAAGATCTTTTATCCCAATAGGAACTCCAAAAAAAGGAGGAAGATAATCCAACTTAGATATAGAGCTTAATTTCTTTGTTTTTATCTCAGCATCTCTAAGAGCATCGCTTTTTGCAATAAAAAAAAAGCTTCCTAGTTTTGGATTATATTTTTCAATTCGTTCTAAAAATAATTTAGTTAAATCTAGAGGTGTAATTTGACGATTTAGAATTAGTTTAGCCAATTCTAAGGCAGGAGTAAAAGCTAAATCAATATCAATTGAACTCATGTGTAATAGATACTAGATACTTTATAATTATAAAGTATCTATTTTAAAACTAGTATTGTAAGTTACTGTATTAATTGCTAATCAAATTTTTGCAGATTCCAATTTATTAATAAGAAAAATGCTTTTTGTTTTTAAAATACCTTAATAGCATTTATTAAAATTTAGTAATGGGAAAGTTAATAAACATGATCTTGTGTAAAACTATAAAATAAACTAAATTTTATTGTCCTAGATATATGGCTTCAACCCCTTTTAAAGTTTGTATTACTTTAGGAACTCGTCCAGAAGCAATAAAGCTTGCTCCCTTGATAAAAAAATTTCAAAGATCGAAAGCGCTTATCACTTATGTCATCTTAACAGGACAACATCAGGAGATGGTAAGACAGGTTATGAAATTATTTAATATTGAAGCAAACGAAGATTTAAAAATAATGCAACCCGATCAAAGTCTTACTGATATTACATGTCGTAGTTTGAAAGGATTGGAAGAAATTTTTAAAAAGATCAAGCCTCAATTTGTTATTGTTCAAGGAGATACTACTACTTCTTTCGCAGCTAGTTTAGCAGCTTTTTATCAAAAAATCCCCGTTGGTCATGTTGAAGCGGGTTTGCGGACAGATAATATCTATAACCCTTATCCAGAAGAAGCAAATCGTCGCTTAATTTCTCAGCTTGCTCAATTACATTTTGCGCCAACTCACTTGGCTTTAGAAAATTTAAAAAACTCTAATATTACAGGAGAAATACATCTAACGGGAAATACTGTTGTTGATGCTTTATTAGATGTTGCTAAGAAATTTCCTGATTGTAATATTGATGGTTTAGACTGGGACAATTATGATGTTCTTTTGGCGACTGTACATCGAAGGGAAAATTGGGGTGATCCACTAAAAAACATTATCAAAGGCTTTAGTCTTATTTTAGAAAAATTTCCAAATGTTGCATTATTAATCCCTATGCACCGTAATCCAGTTATCAGAGAACCGATTCAAGATCTTCTAGGAAAACATCCCAGAGTTTTTCTAACCGAACCTTTAGACTACACAAAGTTAATAGGTGCTATTCAAAGATGTTATTTATTATTAACAGATTCTGGAGGTCTACAAGAAGAAGCGCCAAGTCTTGGTAAACCTTTATTGGTACTAAGAGATACTACAGAACGCCCAGAAGCTGTTGAAGCAGGTACTGCTACTTTGGTTGGGACTGACCCCTATAAGATTTTAACAAAAGTTGATGAATTACTTACAAATAAATTAACATATGCGAAAATGGCTAATACGATTAACCCTTTCGGAGATGGACAGTCAAGTAATAGAATTTTAGAAATTGTACAAAGTTTCTTACATAGAGAAAGTTTGTAAGAATAATGTCATACCTTCTTTAAATTTAGTTTCCCCTTTATTCTTTGGATTTAAATAATGTTAGTAATTTATAATACTTTAACTCGAACAAAAGAACCTTTCATAACTCTTGAGGAAGCGAGAGTAAAAATGTATTGTTGTGGTATTACCACTTATGATTTCTGTCATTTAGGTCATGCCAGAACCTGTATTATTTGGGATACAGTAAGAAATTATTTAGAATGGATTGGCTATGAAGTTAAATATGTTCAAAACTTTACAGATGTAGATGATAAGATACTCAGCCGTGCAATCAAGGAAAAGACAACCATGGAAGAAGTATCAAATAAATTTATCAATGCTTATTTTGAGGATATGGAACGTCTTAATGTCAAAAAGGCCAGTGTTTATCCCAGAGTAACGCATATAATTGACGATATTCAAAATTTGATTGGAGAATTGGAAAAGAGCGGGCATGCATATCTTTCTGAGGGAGATGTTTATTTTGATATTAAGAGTTATAAAGATTATGGGAAGTTATCAGGACGTAAGTTAGAAGATCTAAAAGCAGGTGCTAGCGGTAGAGTTTCCCTAGAAGATTTTCAAAAGAATAAGAAAAGAGATCCTGCTGATTTTGCAGTATGGAAAAAAGCTAAGCCTACAGAAAAGTCTTGGGATTCTAAGTGGGGAAAAGGCAGACCTGGATGGCATATAGAATGTTCTGCAATGATTAAAAAAGAACTAGGAGAAACTATTGATCTTCACGTAGGAGGTAGTGATTTGATTTTTCCTCATCATGAGAATGAAATCGCTCAATCAGAAGCAATCACAGGAAAAGAATTGTCTCGTTACTGGTCACATAATGGAATGGTAAAGGTAGATGGAGAAAAAATGTCAAAATCTTTGGGTAACTTCACCACAATACGAGAACTACTAGATCAATTTGAGCCTATGGTAGTTAGATTATTTATTTTACAAACACATTATCGCAACCCGTTGGATTTTAGTCATAATTCATTAGTAGCGGCGACCAATAGTTGGCAAACTTTGTCGGATGGCCTCTTGTTCGGATATCAGTATGGCGAAAAATTAAATTTTAAAAATAACCCTGCTACAGAACTATTACCTGATTTAGTTAACAGGTTTAAAAAAGCAATAAATGATGATTTTAACTTTGCTGGTGGATTAGCGGTTTTGTTTGAGATTGCTAAGAACTTGCGTAAAGAAAGTAATGTATTAACTCATACAGGAGTTACTACGTTATCATCTAATTTTTTAGAGACACAATGGCATACTTTAAAAAGCCTAGCGAAACTTTTAGGATTAGAGGCTAATCAAACTACTCTAAAGATAGAATTATTCAAAAAACTAACTGATGAAGAAATTGATGAATTAGTCAAGAAACGTAAAATAGCTAAAAATGCTAAACAATACAAGGAAAGTGATCTTATTAGAGATAAATTGAAAGAAAATAATATAACTTTATTAGATATGTCGGACGGGTCAACTGTGTGGCATTATGACTAATCTAACAACTGAATATTAATTTATTTTTCACTAAATAATCTTTAAATATAAAATGAAACTAAATTTCAATGTATTGTATTAACAACATTAGGCTTGCATCATAGTTAACATAATGAATATTACTCATCTAATAAAGCTTCTACAAATTCATGGCTAGAAAAAGGTTTCAGATCTTTCATGTTTTCACCTACTCCAATAAAGCGAATTGGCAAACCAAATTGTTGTGTTATTGCTAGTGCAATTCCACCTTTTGAGCTTCCATCAAGTTTTGTTAGGATTACTCCAGTTAAATGAGCTGCTTCTGAAAAAAGTTCTGTTTGACGCAATCCATTCTGTCCTAAAGTTGCATCAATAACCAATAAAGATTCAATATGAACATTATTTTTTGCTTTTTTATCAATAACACGCCTAATTTTAGCTAATTCTTCCATTAAATTTGTTTTATTTTGTAGTCTTCCTGCAGTATCTACAAGTAGTAGATCAACATTGCGGGCTTGGGCTGCCATTAGTCCATCATAAACAACAGCAGCTGGATCAGTGTTTTTACCAGAATTAGAAATAATAGGAGTATTTGTTTTCTCTCCCCATATTTTCACCTGCTCAACAGCAGCAGCTCTGAAAGTATCAGCTGCTGCAATGATACAACTATGTCCACATTGTTGAGCTAAATATGCAAGTTTTCCAATAGTTGTTGTCTTTCCAGCGCCGTTAACGCCTGTCAATAACCAAATATTTAGAACTTCTTTCTTTACTAAAATTTCTGAATCATATGCTTGTTTTAGAGGAGAATTTAAGATATCACATAAAATAGTTTTTAGATATTCAATCGCTTTCTCTGAAGGTAAAGATTCTTCTAAGAGTTTATTCTGTAAAGTTGTAACAATATAATCTGTCGCATTAATTCCTATATCTGCTTGTAATAATATAGTTTCTATTTCTAAAATAGCATTTTCGCTCAAAGGTCCTTGACCTAAGACAAGTTTTAATTGATTTAGTAAACCACGACGAGTTTTACTTAAACCTTTATGTAGACTTTTTAACCATTGTATTTCATCTTCAGTTATGTCTTCCGGCTTTCTACCTTGATCTGCTAGAATTTTTGCAGACCAAACAAATTCTTTATCAAATTCTACAGAAATTTCACTATTAGCAGTTGTTAATTCGGTAGCATTCTCTTTAAGAGCCTCCAAGCGATTAGATTTTTGCATCCATGTAGGAGTATTCGTTGAAGATTCATTTGCAGAGTTAGAAATATTGACAGACGAAGAATTGACAGTTTCTGTAGCGTTTATTTTTGCATCATCTAATTTATCTATTATCTTCTCTTCCTGAATATGCTTATAAGCTTTTTGGGCCCAAGATATGTAGTATTCTTGAGATATATTTTTATTTTCAGAATGAGATTGATCATTAGGCCAATTGGACATATTACAAAGATTATATCGGTATTAGTATAGTAACTTATTAATTATATTTAATGATAACTATTAGCAAAACTAAATACTAATTTAGTGATTCCTCTATTCAGTTTTTTTTATAAAGATATAAAGACAAATGATTTTTATAGTTTATATTTATCAATTTCATAAATGTGAGAGGAAAAAATAATTAATTAAACATAATATATCCAAGAAAGTAGTTTATTTTTTAAATGACATATAGTAGTTATATTAAAAAATAAATGGTATTATAAGAGACTGCAGTATTTATCAAACAATTTTTTATGAGTTTGAACCCTATTCAAAAGCAAACCCTGATGAGCGCATATCAGATTCATGAGACTGATACAGGATCAGCTGATTTACAAGTTGCTATACTTACAGAACGAATTGTTCAACTAACTAGCCATTTAAAGAAAAATCCAAAAGATCATGCATCGCGTAGAGGACTACTAAAAATGATTGGTCGTCGTAGACGTTTATTAGCATATATCAAAGATAAATCTTTCAATCGTTATCAGGACCTAATTAAACGCCTTGGTATTCGACGTTAATGTATATTCTGCTATTGTTAAAATTTAGTTGTAAAAATAAATAGTAGTAAAAAAAAGAATTGCTTAAAATAGGCTACAAAGATAAATCTTTGTAGCCTATTTTAAGTAAATATATTTTAAAAACTTATAACGTTTTTAATTTTCTTGTTTTGTACTGAATCTACTTAAACAGATATTTAATTTATAGCTATATTACTTGTCTACCCAATGCCA contains:
- the ftsY gene encoding signal recognition particle-docking protein FtsY, with amino-acid sequence MSNWPNDQSHSENKNISQEYYISWAQKAYKHIQEEKIIDKLDDAKINATETVNSSSVNISNSANESSTNTPTWMQKSNRLEALKENATELTTANSEISVEFDKEFVWSAKILADQGRKPEDITEDEIQWLKSLHKGLSKTRRGLLNQLKLVLGQGPLSENAILEIETILLQADIGINATDYIVTTLQNKLLEESLPSEKAIEYLKTILCDILNSPLKQAYDSEILVKKEVLNIWLLTGVNGAGKTTTIGKLAYLAQQCGHSCIIAAADTFRAAAVEQVKIWGEKTNTPIISNSGKNTDPAAVVYDGLMAAQARNVDLLLVDTAGRLQNKTNLMEELAKIRRVIDKKAKNNVHIESLLVIDATLGQNGLRQTELFSEAAHLTGVILTKLDGSSKGGIALAITQQFGLPIRFIGVGENMKDLKPFSSHEFVEALLDE
- the cysS gene encoding cysteine--tRNA ligase; the protein is MMLVIYNTLTRTKEPFITLEEARVKMYCCGITTYDFCHLGHARTCIIWDTVRNYLEWIGYEVKYVQNFTDVDDKILSRAIKEKTTMEEVSNKFINAYFEDMERLNVKKASVYPRVTHIIDDIQNLIGELEKSGHAYLSEGDVYFDIKSYKDYGKLSGRKLEDLKAGASGRVSLEDFQKNKKRDPADFAVWKKAKPTEKSWDSKWGKGRPGWHIECSAMIKKELGETIDLHVGGSDLIFPHHENEIAQSEAITGKELSRYWSHNGMVKVDGEKMSKSLGNFTTIRELLDQFEPMVVRLFILQTHYRNPLDFSHNSLVAATNSWQTLSDGLLFGYQYGEKLNFKNNPATELLPDLVNRFKKAINDDFNFAGGLAVLFEIAKNLRKESNVLTHTGVTTLSSNFLETQWHTLKSLAKLLGLEANQTTLKIELFKKLTDEEIDELVKKRKIAKNAKQYKESDLIRDKLKENNITLLDMSDGSTVWHYD
- the wecB gene encoding non-hydrolyzing UDP-N-acetylglucosamine 2-epimerase → MASTPFKVCITLGTRPEAIKLAPLIKKFQRSKALITYVILTGQHQEMVRQVMKLFNIEANEDLKIMQPDQSLTDITCRSLKGLEEIFKKIKPQFVIVQGDTTTSFAASLAAFYQKIPVGHVEAGLRTDNIYNPYPEEANRRLISQLAQLHFAPTHLALENLKNSNITGEIHLTGNTVVDALLDVAKKFPDCNIDGLDWDNYDVLLATVHRRENWGDPLKNIIKGFSLILEKFPNVALLIPMHRNPVIREPIQDLLGKHPRVFLTEPLDYTKLIGAIQRCYLLLTDSGGLQEEAPSLGKPLLVLRDTTERPEAVEAGTATLVGTDPYKILTKVDELLTNKLTYAKMANTINPFGDGQSSNRILEIVQSFLHRESL
- the rpsO gene encoding 30S ribosomal protein S15, with amino-acid sequence MSLNPIQKQTLMSAYQIHETDTGSADLQVAILTERIVQLTSHLKKNPKDHASRRGLLKMIGRRRRLLAYIKDKSFNRYQDLIKRLGIRR
- a CDS encoding amidase, with the translated sequence MSSIDIDLAFTPALELAKLILNRQITPLDLTKLFLERIEKYNPKLGSFFFIAKSDALRDAEIKTKKLSSISKLDYLPPFFGVPIGIKDLNSVANMPLTYGVAALENNIATYDDEVTKRLKHAGFVILGKTATSQLGSFPYTEPPGFLPSRNPWNLDYTSGGSSGGSAAAVASGMCPIAQGSDGGGSIRGPASCCGLVGIKPSRGRVSNAPVGDYQSGISSNGPIARTVSDAAALLDVMSGYTKGDPYWLPTPETSFLEATKQTTEPLVIAFSDHIPPFPETELIIKRTVRETALLLESLGHHVEEKCPSVEALIDPFKIIWQSGVEAAGLPSNILSPLNIWLQQHTVTAGKYLQAVHEIQVFSRKLVSFFDTFDILVLPIYLHQPIKIGEWSALPPEKTLNKIINWISPCPAFNASGLPAISLPMGYDNKGLPIGVQLIGKPADEITLIRVAAQLEKINNYQLLVPKSVNR